The segment AAAGTTCTTTGTAAGGAGTGTCTTCAGCAAGAAGAGTGATTTTTCCTTCAGACGAGACTATCATTTGAACTGAAATCTTCCTTCCAGTGCTCGTGTCAATGAGGCAGTTATTTTTCATATCGACCAGCAAACCGAAGgttttaagaaaattggctcCAATGATGGGGTGGGATACAGATGCTATTATGAATGGCCACCGGAACACTCTTCGAAGGTTTAGATCTAAGGTAAGAAGTTTTTCGCCAAAAGTTGAAATAGTAGTTCCATTTGCTGCAAATAGTTTGAGTTTAGAGGCAGTGCAATTCTTTTCTTGGATAGTTGTTGGTGGAATGACGGAGGCTTCGGCACCTGTGTCGATTAAAAATCGGAATCCAGTTGATTTGTCGGCCAAAAACATTCTTTTAGATTGGCCGTATACACTTGTGGCCTCAAGCGATGGCCTTTCTAGTTTTCCTGATTGTAATTGCaagattttttgcaatttctggcCGTGCTTCCAAATTTATGATGAAACCAACCAATTCCAGCACTGGGGTCGAATCTTCGTGAACTAGAATGGCTTCTCGAAAATTCTCCACGAGCTGGACTTCGGGATTGTCTTCTCCATTTTGTTCTGGTATCCTGGAGATCTTTGACCGATTTAGAGAGCTCTTCGATTTGCCTTCGAAGTGTGTGGCAGTCCTTGCATCCGCTATTCGTGCCTTCGACCAAGTGGATGGATGGCGAGTCAGTAACTTCCAAGACCTTGTCTGCCATCTTTGCAAGAGCATCTAAATCACCGGTGCTGACAGCTAGGATTTGCTGTACAGCTGTGGGCAAGTGTTGTAACCATAAATTTTTCAGAAGGCCTTCTGGTACCTTAGAAGAGAGGTCTCGCATCTTTCACAGGAGTTGAGTTGGACGATCGTCCCCAAGTTGCAGCTCTTGTAGAAGCAATTTAAGCCGGTGAGTCTCTGAATCTGCAAATTGCTCAATCAGGCGCTCCTTTAAAGCTTCATACATTAGTTCCTCAGGTGGGTTCAAAATTATGTCACTGACTTGTGCTATCACATCGGTTTCAATGGCAGCTACAACATGATGGTACTTGGTTTCGTCTTTTGTAAATCCAGCAATGGCGAACTGGCTTTCAATCTCTGCAAAATATAATTTGGGATTCTGTTTCCAAAATGGTGGTGCCTTGAACGACACTCTAGCAACGACAGGACTGGAATCGTCATTTGTTGTAGGATTAGTCGTTAGCGAAACATCTTTATGCTCGCTAGTCATCTTGATGCTTTAAAGTTTTTTCTATCCACGTCACCACTTTGTGGGTTAGTGCTGGTTTCAATTACCTAACCTACAAATTTGcctgcctaatttaaaatatgctagagctaagaaaacaaggtttaatttaaagaaaatttaattacaacatatttacaagactttgtacAGTTGCAAGATTAGTGAAACACGCTTAAAGATTAAGTCAGAATCGCTCCGGTCGcggcagtgtttttttttcttttttcttgcttCGTTGGCTTAAAAATAGACTGAAGGAGTCGTTGATTTGTATACTTGCCGAGATCAAAAACAACCACAAAGCGGCACTGTC is part of the Argiope bruennichi chromosome 10, qqArgBrue1.1, whole genome shotgun sequence genome and harbors:
- the LOC129987676 gene encoding uncharacterized protein LOC129987676, coding for MTSEHKDVSLTTNPTTNDDSSPVVARVSFKAPPFWKQNPKLYFAEIESQFAIAGFTKDETKYHHVVAAIETDVIAQVSDIILNPPEELMYEALKERLIEQFADSETHRLKLLLQELQLGDDRPTQLL